A region of Halococcus sediminicola DNA encodes the following proteins:
- a CDS encoding NADP-dependent malic enzyme — protein sequence MGLDEDSLEYHREEPPGKIEISTTKPTSTQRDLSLAYSPGVAAPCNEIHENPDDAYSYTAKGNMVGVVSNGSAVLGLGDIGAQASKPVMEGKGVLFKRFADIDVFDIELDEADPQEIIRTVEAMEPTFGGINLEDIKAPECFEIEEGLRESMSIPVFHDDQHGTAIISGAALLNAVDIADKDIEELEIVFSGAGASAIATARFYLSLGAKRENITMCDSSGIITTERAANDDINEYKTEFARDIPEGSLEEAMDGADVFVGLSVGGIVNQEMVRSMADNPIIFAMANPDPEIPYPDAKAARDDTVIMATGRSDYPNMVNNVLGFPFIFRGALDVRASEINEEMKVAAARALAKLARKDVPDAVVKAYGDQPLQYGPEYIIPKPVDPRVLFEVTPAVAQAAVDSGAARSAIDIGEYTEELEARLGKSREMMRVVLNKAKSDPKRVVLAEGDDEKMIRAAHQIDEQGLAQPVLIGDRETVWETMDSLGLDFDPEIVDPHEENLDPYADRLYELRQRKGVTRREAADLVHDENYLGSVMVEMGDADAMLTGLMHDYPSALRPPLQVVGTAEDANYAAGVYLLAFKNRVVFCADATVNQNPSADVLAEVTQHTADLARQFNVDPRAALLSYSNFGSVDNEGTRKPREAARALSENPTVDFPVDGEMQADTAVVEDILEGTYGFSDLDGPANVLVFPNLEAGNIGYKLLQRLGGAAAIGPMLVGMDKPVHVLQRGDEVKDIVNLAGVAVVDAQENGIED from the coding sequence ATGGGACTAGACGAGGATTCGCTCGAATACCACCGCGAGGAGCCACCCGGCAAGATAGAGATCTCGACGACGAAACCGACCAGCACGCAGCGCGACCTCTCGCTAGCCTACTCCCCGGGAGTGGCCGCCCCCTGCAACGAGATCCACGAGAATCCCGACGACGCCTACAGCTACACCGCGAAGGGCAACATGGTCGGCGTCGTCTCCAACGGCTCGGCCGTACTGGGACTGGGCGACATCGGCGCACAGGCCTCCAAACCCGTCATGGAGGGCAAAGGCGTCCTCTTCAAACGCTTCGCCGACATCGACGTCTTCGACATCGAACTCGACGAGGCCGACCCCCAGGAGATCATTCGGACTGTCGAGGCGATGGAGCCGACCTTCGGCGGCATCAATCTGGAGGACATCAAAGCGCCCGAGTGCTTCGAGATCGAGGAAGGCCTGCGCGAATCGATGTCGATCCCCGTCTTCCACGACGACCAGCACGGAACGGCCATCATCAGCGGGGCCGCCCTCCTGAATGCCGTCGACATCGCCGACAAGGACATCGAGGAGTTGGAGATCGTCTTCTCGGGCGCGGGCGCGAGCGCGATCGCGACCGCCCGATTCTATCTCTCGCTCGGCGCGAAGCGCGAGAACATCACGATGTGTGATTCGTCCGGGATCATCACCACGGAACGCGCCGCGAACGACGACATCAACGAGTACAAGACGGAGTTCGCCCGCGACATTCCCGAGGGAAGCTTGGAGGAGGCGATGGACGGAGCCGACGTCTTCGTGGGGCTGTCGGTCGGCGGCATCGTAAACCAAGAGATGGTGCGCTCGATGGCCGACAATCCGATCATCTTCGCGATGGCCAACCCCGACCCGGAGATCCCCTATCCCGACGCCAAGGCCGCTCGCGACGACACCGTGATCATGGCGACCGGGCGCTCCGACTACCCGAACATGGTCAACAACGTGCTGGGGTTCCCGTTCATCTTCCGTGGCGCACTCGACGTGCGCGCCAGCGAGATCAACGAGGAGATGAAAGTCGCCGCCGCCCGCGCGCTCGCCAAACTGGCGCGCAAGGACGTCCCCGACGCGGTGGTGAAAGCCTACGGCGACCAACCGCTCCAGTACGGCCCCGAGTACATCATCCCCAAGCCAGTCGATCCGCGCGTGCTCTTCGAAGTGACGCCCGCGGTGGCGCAGGCGGCGGTCGACAGCGGCGCGGCCCGTTCGGCGATCGACATCGGCGAGTACACCGAGGAGCTCGAAGCCCGGTTGGGCAAGTCCCGCGAGATGATGCGGGTGGTGTTGAACAAGGCGAAATCCGACCCCAAGCGGGTGGTGCTCGCCGAGGGCGACGACGAGAAGATGATCCGCGCAGCTCACCAGATAGACGAGCAGGGACTCGCTCAGCCCGTACTCATCGGCGACCGCGAGACCGTCTGGGAGACGATGGACTCGCTGGGACTGGATTTCGACCCCGAGATCGTCGACCCGCACGAGGAGAACCTCGACCCCTACGCCGACCGACTGTACGAACTCCGCCAGCGCAAGGGCGTCACAAGACGCGAGGCCGCGGATCTCGTCCACGACGAGAACTACCTCGGTAGCGTGATGGTCGAGATGGGCGATGCCGACGCAATGCTCACGGGGCTGATGCACGACTACCCCTCGGCGCTGCGCCCACCGCTCCAGGTCGTCGGCACCGCCGAGGACGCGAACTACGCCGCCGGCGTCTATCTGCTCGCGTTCAAAAATCGCGTGGTCTTCTGTGCCGACGCAACGGTCAATCAGAACCCGAGCGCGGACGTGCTCGCGGAGGTCACCCAGCACACCGCCGACCTCGCCCGGCAGTTCAACGTCGATCCGCGCGCGGCCCTGCTCTCGTATTCGAACTTCGGCAGCGTCGACAACGAGGGAACCCGCAAACCACGAGAGGCCGCGCGAGCGCTCAGCGAGAATCCAACTGTCGACTTCCCGGTCGACGGCGAGATGCAGGCCGATACGGCCGTGGTCGAGGATATCCTCGAAGGGACCTATGGGTTTTCGGACCTCGACGGTCCGGCGAACGTGCTCGTCTTCCCCAATCTCGAAGCCGGGAACATCGGCTACAAACTGCTCCAGCGACTGGGTGGGGCGGCCGCCATCGGTCCGATGCTGGTCGGCATGGACAAACCGGTCCACGTCCTCCAGCGAGGCGACGAGGTCAAGGACATCGTGAATCTCGCGGGCGTCGCCGTGGTCGACGCCCAAGAGAACGGTATCGAGGACTGA
- a CDS encoding acetyl-CoA carboxylase biotin carboxylase subunit has protein sequence MFEKVLVANRGEIAVRVMRACEELGINTVAVYSEADKNAGHARYADEAYNVGPARAADSYLDGEAIVEAGEQAGADAVHPGYGFLAENADFAARVEDSEMVWIGPSSESMELLGEKTSARKEMAAADVPTVPGTDDPVESADEIAEFAEEAGYPVAIKAEGGGGGRGLKVVESEDEIEDQFESAQREGEAYFDNSSVFVEKYLESPRHIEVQIIADHQGNVRHIGERDCSLQRRHQKIIEEGPSPALTDDLRAEIQEAARRGADAADYYNAGTFEFLVEDAERGEDGLLGEGSNFYFLEVNTRIQVEHTVSEQLTGIDIVKQQIRVAADEELPFAQADVELDGHAMEFRINAENAANEFAPATGTLETYDPPGGIGVRLDDALRQGDTIGGDYDSMIAKLIVWGQDREECIARSRRALAEFGIEGITTVIPFHRLMLTDEAFSTGTHTTNYLDEELDTGKIDEAQEKWGPGETTESDEEEVTERDFVVEVNGKRFEVNLEERGAPPIQASGGSGGNTQQLGSAGPSGGDDDGDSSASASTAEGEQVTAEMQGTILGVNVAEGDEVAAGDVLCVLEAMKMENDVVASRGGEVVEVAATEGESVDMGDVLVVLD, from the coding sequence ATGTTCGAGAAGGTCCTCGTCGCCAACCGAGGGGAGATCGCCGTGCGCGTGATGCGCGCGTGCGAGGAACTGGGTATCAACACCGTGGCCGTCTACTCGGAGGCCGACAAGAACGCCGGTCACGCCCGTTACGCCGACGAAGCGTACAACGTCGGGCCGGCACGCGCCGCCGACTCGTATCTCGACGGCGAAGCGATCGTCGAGGCGGGCGAGCAGGCCGGCGCGGACGCCGTCCATCCGGGCTATGGGTTCCTCGCCGAGAACGCCGACTTCGCCGCCCGCGTCGAGGACAGTGAGATGGTCTGGATCGGGCCGTCGAGCGAGTCGATGGAACTGCTCGGCGAGAAGACGAGCGCGCGCAAGGAGATGGCCGCCGCCGACGTGCCCACGGTGCCCGGCACCGACGACCCCGTCGAGTCGGCCGACGAAATCGCCGAGTTCGCCGAGGAGGCCGGCTATCCGGTCGCCATCAAGGCCGAGGGCGGCGGTGGCGGGCGCGGGCTGAAGGTCGTCGAAAGCGAAGACGAGATCGAAGACCAGTTCGAGAGCGCCCAGCGCGAGGGCGAGGCGTACTTCGACAACTCCTCGGTGTTCGTCGAGAAATACCTCGAATCACCTCGCCACATCGAAGTGCAGATCATCGCCGACCATCAGGGCAACGTCCGCCACATCGGCGAGCGCGACTGCTCGCTCCAACGACGCCACCAGAAGATCATCGAGGAAGGCCCGAGTCCCGCGCTCACCGACGACCTGCGCGCCGAAATCCAAGAAGCTGCCCGGCGCGGGGCCGACGCCGCCGACTACTACAACGCCGGCACCTTCGAATTTCTGGTCGAGGACGCCGAGCGCGGCGAGGACGGACTCCTCGGCGAGGGAAGCAACTTCTACTTCCTCGAAGTCAACACGCGAATCCAGGTCGAGCACACCGTTTCGGAGCAACTCACGGGCATCGACATCGTGAAACAGCAGATTCGGGTGGCCGCCGACGAGGAGCTACCGTTCGCTCAAGCGGACGTCGAACTCGACGGCCACGCGATGGAGTTCCGCATCAACGCCGAGAACGCCGCCAACGAGTTCGCACCCGCGACAGGCACGCTCGAAACGTACGACCCGCCGGGCGGCATCGGCGTTCGTCTCGACGACGCGCTCCGACAGGGCGACACCATCGGTGGCGACTACGACTCGATGATCGCCAAACTCATCGTCTGGGGACAGGACAGAGAGGAGTGTATCGCACGGAGCCGGCGCGCACTCGCCGAGTTCGGTATCGAGGGTATCACGACGGTGATCCCGTTCCACCGGCTGATGCTCACCGACGAGGCCTTTTCGACTGGGACACACACCACGAACTACCTCGACGAGGAACTCGATACCGGGAAAATCGACGAGGCCCAAGAGAAGTGGGGACCGGGCGAAACCACAGAGAGCGACGAGGAAGAGGTCACCGAGCGCGATTTCGTCGTCGAGGTCAACGGCAAGCGTTTCGAGGTCAACCTCGAAGAACGCGGCGCACCGCCGATCCAGGCGAGCGGTGGCAGTGGTGGGAACACTCAACAGCTCGGTTCCGCCGGTCCGAGCGGCGGGGACGACGATGGCGACAGCAGCGCGAGCGCGAGCACCGCCGAGGGCGAGCAGGTCACCGCCGAGATGCAGGGCACGATTCTCGGTGTGAACGTCGCCGAGGGCGACGAGGTCGCGGCGGGCGACGTGCTCTGCGTGCTCGAAGCGATGAAGATGGAAAACGACGTGGTCGCCTCCCGCGGCGGCGAGGTCGTCGAGGTCGCCGCGACCGAGGGCGAGTCGGTCGACATGGGCGACGTGCTCGTTGTTCTCGACTGA
- a CDS encoding acyl-CoA carboxylase subunit beta, translating into MTDDTDPIEDLRERKRDAELGGGEERIASQHEKGKLTARERIDYFLDDDTFHEFDQLRTHRSTNFDMDEKKVAGDGVVTGYGDVDGRTVFVFAHDFTVFGGSLGEVFAQKVCKVMDEALEVGAPIIGLNDSAGARIQEGIDSLAGYAEVFHRNQQASGVVPQISAIMGPCAGGAVYSPAITDFIFMVEDTSHMFITGPDVIETVTGEEVSFEELGGASAHTSESGVAHFAEADEKEALDDIRRLLSYLPQNNVEDPPRVDPWDDPERSDDELKDLVPDAPRKPYDITTVIERIVDEGSFFQVADSYARNLVTAFSRLDGRPVGVVANQPRVNAGTLDIDASLKGSRFVRFCDAFNIPILTFVDVPGFMPGTEQEKGGIIKHGAKLLYAFSEATVPLLTVITRKAYGGAYDVMASKHIEADVNYAWPTAEIAVMGPEGAVNVLYDDELDAADDTEARREELISEYRDTFANPYTAAERGFVDDVIEPQETRSILVEDLEMLASKRKDTPDRKHGNIPL; encoded by the coding sequence ATGACTGACGATACCGACCCGATCGAGGACCTCCGCGAGCGAAAGCGCGACGCCGAACTCGGCGGCGGCGAGGAGCGCATCGCGTCCCAACACGAGAAGGGCAAACTGACCGCCCGCGAGCGCATCGACTACTTCCTCGACGACGACACCTTCCACGAGTTCGACCAACTCAGGACCCACCGGAGCACGAACTTCGACATGGACGAAAAGAAGGTCGCGGGCGACGGCGTGGTCACGGGCTACGGCGACGTCGACGGCCGCACGGTGTTCGTCTTCGCCCACGACTTCACCGTCTTCGGCGGTTCGCTGGGCGAGGTCTTCGCCCAGAAGGTCTGTAAGGTGATGGACGAGGCGCTCGAAGTGGGTGCGCCCATCATCGGGCTGAACGACTCGGCGGGCGCGCGCATCCAGGAGGGTATCGACTCGCTCGCGGGGTATGCAGAAGTCTTCCATCGCAACCAGCAGGCGTCCGGGGTGGTGCCCCAGATCTCGGCCATCATGGGACCGTGTGCCGGCGGGGCGGTCTATTCGCCCGCCATCACCGACTTCATCTTCATGGTCGAGGACACCTCGCACATGTTCATCACCGGTCCGGACGTCATCGAGACCGTCACGGGCGAGGAGGTCTCCTTCGAAGAACTCGGGGGAGCCTCGGCACACACCAGCGAGAGCGGTGTCGCCCATTTCGCCGAGGCCGACGAGAAGGAAGCACTCGACGACATCCGGCGCTTGCTCTCCTATCTCCCGCAGAACAACGTCGAGGACCCGCCGCGCGTCGATCCGTGGGACGACCCCGAGCGCAGCGACGACGAACTGAAGGACCTCGTGCCGGATGCACCCAGAAAACCCTACGACATTACAACTGTGATCGAGCGCATCGTCGACGAGGGGTCGTTCTTCCAGGTCGCCGACTCGTATGCGCGCAATCTCGTGACCGCCTTTTCGCGCCTCGACGGCCGGCCGGTCGGTGTGGTCGCAAACCAGCCCCGCGTGAACGCCGGCACGCTCGACATCGACGCCTCGCTCAAAGGGTCGCGATTCGTGCGCTTCTGTGATGCGTTCAACATCCCCATCCTCACCTTCGTGGACGTTCCGGGATTCATGCCCGGCACCGAACAGGAGAAAGGCGGTATCATCAAACACGGCGCGAAGTTACTGTACGCCTTCTCGGAGGCCACCGTCCCCCTCTTGACTGTGATTACCCGCAAGGCCTACGGCGGGGCCTACGACGTAATGGCATCCAAACACATCGAGGCCGACGTGAACTACGCGTGGCCCACGGCCGAGATCGCCGTGATGGGGCCGGAGGGAGCCGTGAACGTCCTCTACGACGACGAACTCGACGCGGCCGACGACACCGAGGCACGCCGCGAGGAACTCATCTCCGAGTATCGGGATACGTTCGCCAATCCCTATACGGCCGCCGAGCGCGGCTTCGTCGACGACGTCATCGAACCCCAGGAGACCCGTTCGATACTGGTCGAGGACCTCGAAATGCTGGCGAGCAAACGCAAGGACACGCCCGACCGCAAACACGGGAACATTCCGCTCTGA